TTTGGGCGGACCGGCTCAATGGATGGTGATCACAACTGCGTGGGGGTTTGCAGTGTTTGTAGGGGTGGTGGTCGCTGGTCCTCATAGCGGGGCGCATTTAAATCCGGTTATCACAATTAGTTTAGCTCTACTAGGCAAGGTTTCTTGGGGGAGTGTGTGGCTTTACTTGGTGGGGCAATTTGTAGGGGCGATGCTAGGGGCGTTGCTCGTTTATGCCATTTATTACGATCACTTCAAAATCACCACAGATGAGGGCGCAAAGCGGGCGTGTTTTTGCACAGAACCTGCCCTTAGAAACTACGCTTCTAATTTTTTAAGTGAGGCTTTGGGGGCGTTTGTGCTAGTCTTTGTGGTGTTGCACATCGCCAATTCCTCAATTTCCATTGCTGAGGATGCGCATGCTAAAATCGGGCTAGGTAGTATTGGCGCGTTGCCTGTAGCTTTGCTAGTGTGGGCAATTGGGCTTAGTTTGGGTTCTACAACCGGCTATGCGATCAACCCAGCAAGGGACATGGGACCTAGAATTGTGCTAGCACTCCTACCCCTTAAGGTTTCTGCGGATTTTTCTTATAGCTGGATTCCTTTCTTTGCCCCCTTTGTGGGAGGAATCTTGGCTACAGGGTTAAAGATGTTCTTAGCTTAGCTCACCCTCCAAACTCAATGATCATAGCAGGTCCGCCATAGGTTTATGCAATCCTCAACCTTTCATAAGCACTCGCGCGATCTTGGCTACCTTTTTGTACTCCCTTGCCTGCCTTGATTCTCTCTTTAAAGGCTATATGCTCAAGAACTGCCACGCTCAAGTTTTTTTTAAAAAACATGTGGCTTTAAATTTAACCCTTTTTGATCTCTTCAAGCATGCGATTAAACGCGTCCTTAGTGCCCGGACGCACAGAACTTAACAGGCTAAAAACTACAATGGCGATCGAACTAGCGATAAAGCCGGGCACGATCTCATAGATGTCTAAAAATCCTTTACCGAATTGATCATACAAAATCACCGTGCTAGCCCCAAAGATCATCCCCATGATTGCCCCAAGCCTTGTCATGCGCTCCCAAAAGAGAGAAAAAAGAATCACCGTGCCAAAACTTGCCCCAAAGCCTGCCCACGCGTAAGAGACAATCTTAAGCACGCTAGCGTTGCGATCGGTAGAGATGAAAAAGGCCACACAGGCGACCGCCAACACCGAAGCGCGACTCACTATCATCACCACTTTAACCGGGGCTTGTTTGTTAAAGACTTTAGAGTAAAAATCCTCAGCAATGGTAGAAGAACTTACTAAAAGTTGTGAGCTAGCTGTGCTCATCACAGCGGCTAAAATCGCGCTTAAGAGCACTCCACTTACCCAAGGGTTAAAAAGAGTCGCGCTCATGTGGATGAAAATTTTTTCTGGATCGGCAAGGTTAAGATGAAACTTGGCCACATAAGCCACGCCTAATAGTCCAATTAAGCAAGACCCAGCTAAACTGATGGCCATCCACCCAATCCCGATGGCGGTTGCTTGTGGGATTTCCTTGATAGAGCGAATAGACATAAAGCGCACCAAGATATGGGGTTGGCCAAAATAACCCAAGCCCCAAGCTAGGCTAGAGATCACCGCTACAGCAGAAGTCCCTTGTAAAAAGGTGAGATTCTCCGGTTTGATTTTGGCAATCTCTGCAAAACCCGCCCCAAAGCCCCCCAAATGATAGAGCATCATGCAGGGCACGACAATGAGCGCACCCATCATTAGTAAACCTTGAATAAGATCGGTCCAACAAACGGCTTTGTAACCCCCCAAAAAAGTGTAGGTAACAATGATGAGAGTGCCGACCACGAGGGCATGGGTGTATTCCACTCCAAAAGTGGCCTCAAAGAGTTTTGC
This portion of the Helicobacter felis ATCC 49179 genome encodes:
- a CDS encoding MIP/aquaporin family protein, giving the protein MEILIYEILGTALLILLGNGVVAACCLEGTKCGNLGGPAQWMVITTAWGFAVFVGVVVAGPHSGAHLNPVITISLALLGKVSWGSVWLYLVGQFVGAMLGALLVYAIYYDHFKITTDEGAKRACFCTEPALRNYASNFLSEALGAFVLVFVVLHIANSSISIAEDAHAKIGLGSIGALPVALLVWAIGLSLGSTTGYAINPARDMGPRIVLALLPLKVSADFSYSWIPFFAPFVGGILATGLKMFLA
- the putP gene encoding sodium/proline symporter PutP, whose product is MHISYQIFVVFVLYSALMLYIGFYFYRKNETTEDYFLGDRSMGPVISALSAGASDMSGWLLMGLPGALYVGGLVNSHIAIGLTIGAFINWSLVAKRLRVYTSVIANSITIPDYFETRFSDDKHILRFISAIVILIFFTFYVSSGLVSGAKLFEATFGVEYTHALVVGTLIIVTYTFLGGYKAVCWTDLIQGLLMMGALIVVPCMMLYHLGGFGAGFAEIAKIKPENLTFLQGTSAVAVISSLAWGLGYFGQPHILVRFMSIRSIKEIPQATAIGIGWMAISLAGSCLIGLLGVAYVAKFHLNLADPEKIFIHMSATLFNPWVSGVLLSAILAAVMSTASSQLLVSSSTIAEDFYSKVFNKQAPVKVVMIVSRASVLAVACVAFFISTDRNASVLKIVSYAWAGFGASFGTVILFSLFWERMTRLGAIMGMIFGASTVILYDQFGKGFLDIYEIVPGFIASSIAIVVFSLLSSVRPGTKDAFNRMLEEIKKG